One Schistocerca cancellata isolate TAMUIC-IGC-003103 chromosome 1, iqSchCanc2.1, whole genome shotgun sequence genomic region harbors:
- the LOC126182902 gene encoding EH domain-containing protein 3-like, whose product MFSWLSKNDCKTQEVFETVAEGLKKIYKTKLLPLEQQYHFHDFHSPQLDDPDFDAKPMILLVGQYSTGKTTFIRYLLERDFPGIRIGPEPTTDRFIAVMHGETDGVIPGNALVVDPKKQFRPLTKFGNAFLNRFQCSMLNSPVLEGISLVDTPGILSGEKQHVDRGYDITGVLEWFAERVDRIILLFDAHKLDISDEFRRSIEALRGHDDKIRIVLNKADMVDHQQLMRVYGALMWSLGKVLQTPEVARVYIGSFWDQPLRYDVNRRLFEDEERDLFLDIQSLPRNAALRKLNDLIKRARLSIVHAYIISELKKEMPPVFGKDSKKKDLIKNLNQIYERLQREHQISPGDFPDIKRMQENLAHQDFSKFQSLKHNLIDNVNKMLAQDISRLMAMIPQEEQLHNHISEKPVENGALEGLEDTVTPFGYRKGEGVDAGAGEPDWIVNKDRYKYDQIFESLSPVDGKVTGAKAKTEMVKSKLPNSVLSKIWKLSDIDKDGALDSDEFALAMHLIAIKVDGHDLPSELPSHLVPPSKRSFN is encoded by the coding sequence atgtttagttGGCTCAGTAAGAATGATTGTAAGACACAAGAAGTGTTTGAAACTGTTGCAGAAGGGCTCAAGAAAATTTATAAAACGAAGCTATTACCACTGGAACAGCAGTACCATTTCCACGATTTTCATTCACCTCAGTTGGATGATCCGGACTTCGATGCCAAACCCATGATACTGCTTGTTGGTCAGTATTCGACAGGTAAAACTACTTTTATCAGATATCTTCTGGAACGTGATTTTCCGGGTATACGTATTGGACCCGAACCAACGACTGACAGATTTATAGCTGTCATGCATGGAGAAACGGATGGTGTTATTCCTGGAAACGCACTTGTTGTTGATCCAAAGAAACAATTTCGTCCACTGACGAAATTTGGTAATGCGTTTCTTAACAGGTTTCAGTGTTCTATGTTAAACAGTCCTGTACTTGAAGGCATTTCACTTGTAGACACGCCTGGAATATTGTCTGGTGAGAAACAGCATGTTGATAGAGGCTATGATATCACAGGTGTTTTAGAATGGTTTGCAGAGCGTGTCGATCGCATAATTCTTCTTTTTGATGCTCATAAATTAGATATTTCAGATGAATTTAGGAGGTCTATTGAAGCCTTGCGTGGACATGATGACAAAATTAGAATAGTCCTTAATAAAGCTGATATGGTTGACCATCAACAATTAATGAGGGTTTATGGTGCCTTGATGTGGTCGTTGGGAAAGGTCTTACAAACGCCTGAAGTAGCAAGAGTGTATATTGGTTCATTCTGGGATCAGCCACTGAGATATGACGTGAACAGAAGATTATTTGAAGATGAAGAAAGAGATTTATTTCTTGACATTCAGTCACTGCCAAGAAATGCTGCCCTAAGGAAGCTTAATGATCTTATCAAAAGGGCTCGGCTATCCATTGTTCACGCATATATTATTAGTGAGCTCAAAAAGGAAATGCCACCAGTTTTTGGTAAAGACAGCAAGAAAAAAGatctcattaaaaatttgaatcagATCTATGAACGTTTACAAAGGGAGCACCAGATTTCACCAGGGGATTTTCCTGACATTAAAAGGATGCAAGAAAATCTTGCTCATCAAGATTTTAGTAAATTTCAGTCACTGAAACACAATTTGATAGATAATGTAAATAAAATGCTTGCTCAAGATATATCAAGACTGATGGCAATGATTCCTCAAGAAGAGCAACTACACAACCATATATCTGAGAAACCTGTTGAGAATGGAGCTCTGGAAGGTTTGGAGGACACAGTGACACCGTTTGGCTACAGAAAGGGAGAAGGAGTGGATGCTGGAGCAGGCGAGCCTGACTGGATTGTTAATAAAGATAGGTATAAGTATGACCAAATATTTGAATCATTAAGTCCTGTGGATGGTAAAGTTACAGGAgcaaaagcaaaaactgaaatggtgAAATCCAAACTGCCAAATTCAGTgctttcaaaaatatggaaactgtcaGACATTGATAAAGATGGTGCGTTAGATTCAGATGAATTTGCCCTTGCAATGCATTTAATTGCCATTAAAGTGGATGGTCATGATCTGCCATCAGAACTCCCAAGTCATCTAGTGCCACCTTCAAAGAGGAGCTTCAACTGA